In one window of Miscanthus floridulus cultivar M001 chromosome 12, ASM1932011v1, whole genome shotgun sequence DNA:
- the LOC136498639 gene encoding PLAT domain-containing protein 3-like: MSCLAVFFSSASILPAVPRVGRRIKTTVSGHQVVVPLQSSDDAAGSYDYRCVYTIYVETGSIWKAGTDAVISLALGAADGAGFTILDLARWGRLMGAGYDYYERGNVDIFSARAPCLSSPPCRMNLTSDGYGPHHGWYCKSVEVTATGRHATCTKAGFGVEQWLASDAPPYQLYAERSVCTKSDAAE; this comes from the coding sequence ATGTCATGCTTGGCCGTCTTTTTCTCATCGGCATCCATTTTGCCCGCCGTTCCGCGCGTAGGCCGCCGGATCAAGACCACCGTCTCCGGGCACCAGGTAGTGGTGCCGCTGCAGAGCTCTGACGACGCGGCCGGGAGCTACGACTACAGGTGCGTGTACACGATCTACGTGGAGACCGGGTCGATCTGGAAGGCCGGGACGGACGCCGTGATCAGCCTGGCTCTCGGCGCCGCCGACGGCGCCGGCTTCACCATCCTGGATCTGGCCCGGTGGGGCAGGCTCATGGGCGCCGGCTACGACTACTACGAGCGCGGCAACGTGGACATCTTCAGCGCCCGGGCGCCCTGCCTGTCGTCGCCGCCGTGCCGGATGAACCTCACCTCCGACGGCTACGGCCCGCACCACGGCTGGTACTGCAAGTCCGTGGAGGTCACCGCCACGGGGCGCCACGCCACGTGCACCAAGGCTGGGTTCGGTGTCGAGCAGTGGCTCGCCAGCGACGCGCCGCCGTACCAGCTCTACGCCGAGCGTAGCGTCTGCACGAAGAGTGACGCGGCGGAGTGA
- the LOC136497066 gene encoding protein SPA, chloroplastic-like yields MATSSTSLTTLHSCCFLSSTPSSPYMAALLPRRRRAAGARYPRIRAIDLDQNTIVAISVGVVSIAVGIGVPVFYETQIDNAAKRENTQPCFPCSGSGAQVCRFCTGKGIVTVVLGAGETEESQCVNCEGIGSLTCTTCQGTGIQPRYLDRREFKDDD; encoded by the exons ATGGCCACTTCCTCCACGTCGCTCACAACGCTCCACTCCTGCTGTTTCCTCTCTTCCACTCCTTCCTCGCCCTACATGGCGGCGCTGCTGCCCCGACGGCGAAGGGCCGCGGGAGCGCGGTACCCTCGCATCCGGGCCATTGACCTCGACCAGAACACG ATTGTGGCCATTTCGGTGGGCGTCGTCAGCATCGCCGTGGGAATAGGCGTCCCTGTGTTCTACGAGACTCAAATCGACAATGCC GCAAAGAGGGAGAATACACAGCCGTGCTTCCCCTGCAGTGGTTCTGGCGCGC AGGTATGCAGGTTTTGCACTGGAAAGGGCATTGTTACTGTAGTACTTGGTGCAGGCGAGACTGAAGAATCACAGTGCGTCAACTGCGAGGGCATCGGCtctttgacatgcactacatgcCAAGGCACTGGAATCCAACCACGCTATCTTGACCGCAG GGAGTTCAAGGATGACGACTGA